Within Actinoplanes sp. L3-i22, the genomic segment GCCCACGGTGTCCTCGGTGAGCACGCCGCTGAAGACGTGGAACGCGCCCGCCGAGCCGCCGTGGTCGTGCAGCTCGGTCTGCTGCCCGGGGAGCCAGGTGAGCAGCCACACCTCGTAGTCGTCGGTGGCCGCCAGCCGGTGATACCACCGGTCCACCGGGTCGAACCGGGGCGGAACCACCCACCCTTCCGGCGCATCGGCGAATTGCCGGGCGATGGCGAGGTGGTCGAGTCGGAGGGCGGTGGCTGACATGCGTTCTCCTCGGCGAGGGCATATATAACCTATCGGCAAGATAGGTTTTACCACAGAAGTGGATCGCGCGTGAAGCTTTCCCGGATCCGGCTCGTCCCCCGAAAGAGGCTTTACCGAGTTTGCCTCTTTCGTGGCGGAGTGCGAAAATCGGCTGTCCGCAATGACGTGACCACGCTGGGTTGAACAAAGTGGTCGTTGCGTCACCGGAATGGCCGATGGCCTCATCCGTTCCGGCAGAGTTCCTGGTCAGCTCGTCCCTAGGCAATTGAGAAAGCTATATGGTGAGGCGCGCCGCCGAAGCCTGGTGTGCACTCCCCTCACTCCCCCCGATGAACGAGGACGGACACGTGTTGAAGTCACGCCGCGGTCTGCTCGCCGCCGGCCTCGCCGTCGCGGTGATCGGTGCGATCGGAGTCGTCTCCACCCTCAACGCGGGGGCCGAGCAGATTCCGGGCGCGACCGCCGAAGCCTCCGCCGCGGCCGAGCCGGCCCTGCAGCCGCCGGCCGAGCTTCCGTGGGGCGCCAGGCCGCAGCGGGTCAAGCGCGGCAAGACCGGCACCAGCAGCAAGTCGCTCAAGGCGGCCGGGCTCAGCGTGGCCGGCGACACGAACCAGGCCGACGACGAGTTCGCGCCGAAGGGCCGCAGCAACAAGTCGACCTTCCTGCGGACCGCGAAGACCAACGTGGTCCCGCCGGAGCCGTCGGGCGTGCCGTCCCCGTCGGCGAGCAGCGACTCCGGGACAGTCAACTTCCTCTACAACGTCGGTGCGCAGTCGGCCGTCTCGGACGGCGCCTACGTCAACCTGACGGTCAACAAGCCGAAGCTCGCGAAAGAGGACTACCACACCCTCGCCGAGCTGGCCGTGCAGTCCGCGGACGGCAACCAGATCGTCGAGGTCGGGTGGAACGTCGACCGGGTGGTCAACGGTGACGACGACCCGCACCTGTTCGTCTACCACTGGGTGAACCGGCAGACGTCCTGCTACAACGGCTGCGGCTACGTGCAGTACAGCAAGACCGTGTTCCCCGGCGACACCCTCGCGGTGGACCAGCAGCGGCGGTTCGGGATCCAGTACTTCAACGACGCCTGGTGGATCGCGTTCGACACCGAGTGGGTCGGCTACTTCCCGGCCAAGCTCTGGGGCGACGTGTCGTTCGCCAAGACCGGCCTGGTCCAGGTCTTCGGCGAGGTGGCCGCGTCCTCCGACAAGCCGTGCACGGAGATGGGCAACGGCAAGAAGTCCGACGACACCACGTCGGCCCGGATCGGCAGCGTGGCCTACCTGAACGGGCCGGACCCGAGCGTCACGGTGCGCAGCACCAGCGACTACTACTCGGTGAACCAGCTGAGTGCCCGGACCTTCCGGTACGGCGGGCCCGGCGCGTGCGGCACCACCACGCCGACGCCGACCCCGACGATCACCGCGAGCGCGACCACCGCGGCCAAGTAGTAGATCCACTTCACGCAAACGTCGATGCCCGGTCCCTCGTAAGGGGCCGGGCATCGACGTTTTCCGGTTTCTTGCCCCCACCGTGAACCGGATCGCATGCCACGATGTACATCCGGGTGGCCGGGCGGAACCCGAGGGGAGCTGGCGCCGATGAAGCGACGGGTGAGCCCCGACGAGCAACTGATGACCGCGCTCTACACGGAACACTATGCAGTTCTGATCAACTTCGTCTCGAGATACGTCTCCGATCGGCACAAGGCCGAGGACCTGGTCCAGGAGACGTTGTTACGGGCGTGGAAGCACATCGACCACCTCGACCCGGAACCCGGGCGAACCAGGTCGTACCTGCTCACCATCGCTCGTAACGTGGTGACCAACGCGTGGCGGGCGGAACAGCGCCGGCCCCGGCTGGTCTCCGACGAGACCGCGGTCAACTCCGTGCCGTCGGCGGACAATGTGGATCAAATGGTGGAGGGCTGGCTGGTCGCGGAAGCGCTGGAACGGCTGTCCCCGGAACATCGGGCGGTGATACAGGCGATGTACTACGAGGGGCAGAGCGTGGCTGACGCGGCGCGACGGCTCTCGGTGCCGGAGGGCACGGTGAAATCGCGCGCCTACTACGCGGTTCGCGCGCTCCGCGCCGTATTCGAGGAGATGGGCATGCTCCGGAGCGGGGGTGTGTCATGAGCGATCTCGACGAGCACGACAGCCTGCACCGTCTGTTGGGTGGCTATCTGCTGGGCGGGCTGGACGAGGCGGACACCGACAAGCTCGACGCGCACCTGCACGACTGCGCCGAGTGCCGGGCGGAACTGGACCGGCTCGCACCGGTACCGGAGATGCTGCAGCACCTGCCGGATGCCCGGCACATGGGCGGCGACTTACCACCGCTCACGGTCGCGCCGACCGCGCGGCCGAGTCCGCAGAACATCGAGAGTCTGCTCGGCCGGATGCGGGCGGAGAAGACCAGGGAGACCCGGGTCAGCCGGACGCGCTGGCTGGTCGCGGCGTCGGTGGCGGTGATCGCGGCCGGGGCGATCGGCTACGGCGTGATCATCAACAACAACACCGGCGGCGACGGTACGACGCAGACCCCGCCCGTCGCGGCGCAGAGCGTCGTCGCGAACTTCCGGGCCGAGGCCGGCAGTGCCATGGGCGGTCAGGCGACCCTGGTCAAGAAGGCGTGGGGCGCCCAGGTCTCCCTGAACATGACCGGCATGTCGGGCAAGGCGCCGTTCTACTGCATCGTCAAACGCGCCGACGGCAAACAGGAACAGGCGGCGGTCTGGGGCGAGACGCCCGAGCACACCGCCAAGGTCGACGGGTCCAGCTCGTTCCCGGCGGCCGACGTGAAGAGCATCGTGATCACCGACGCCGACGGAAAAGTGCTCGGCAGCGCGACGGTGACCTGAGCAGAATCGGGGGCATGTCACCGCACATGCCCCCGAAGCCGCGTCCCGGCGACCGGGTTGCCGTGCTCTCCCCGGCCTTCGCCGCGCCCGGCCTCTTCCCGGAGCGTCACGAGCAGGCGCTCCGCCGGATCCGCGACGAGTTGGGGCTGGACCCGGTGGAGTTCCCGACCACCCGGCAGCTCGGCGCTCCCGCGGCCGACCGGGCCGCCGACCTGATGGCGGCCTGGGCCGACCCGACGATCCGGGCGGTGTTCGCCACGATCGGCGGCGACGACCAGATCACCGTGCTGCCGCACCTCGACCCGGCGGTGTTCCGCGCCGACCCGAAGCCGTTCTTCGGGTTCTCGGACAACACCAACCTGCTGAACTGGCTGTGGGGGCACGGGCTCGGGGCCTACCACGGCGGGTCGACGATGATGCACCTCGCGCGCGGCGGCGGGATCCAGGCGGTGCACCTGGCCTCGCTGCGGGCCGCTCTCTTCGACGGCGGTGACCTGGTCATCGCGCCGGTCCCCGCGTTCAGCGAGGAGGAGACGGACTGGGCTTCCGCTTCTGCGATGACGCCGCCTTTGGTGCCCAGCCCCGGCCACTTCTGGCACCTCGGTTCCCGATCAGAATCGGTCGTTACCGGGCCGAGCTGGGGCGGCAATCTGGAGATTCTGCACTGGAATCTGGCGGCTGATCGCTGGATCCGGCCGGTCGAGGACTATGCCGGGTGCGTGCTCCTGCTGGAGACGTCCGAGGAGATGCCGCCGGGCGAGGAGGTCTTCCGGATGCTCCGGAACTTCGGCGAGCGGGGGTTGTTGCGGCAGTTCCCGGCGGTTCTGGTCGGCACCGCCAAGGCGACGGTCTTCACCAGCCCGCGCCCGGTGGCGGAGCGCCGGCAGTACCGCGACGAGCAGCGGGAGGCGATCCTGCGGGCCTTCGCGGTCTACCACCCGTCGGCGATGATCGTCTTCGGGGTCGATTTCGGTCACACCGATCCGCAGTATGTCCTCCCCTACGGCGGCCGGATCACGGTCGACGGGCCGGCCGAGAAGATCACCGCGCACTTCTAAGTTCAAGATCTTCTTTGCCTCGGCTGCGGCCAATAACTGATCGTCGCTCCCGCGGGGACCCTTCCGGGCCTCGCAAGGGCGCGGGGCGCCCAGAACGCGAGACCCTCCAGGGCGACGTCCGAGGGTGGTTGCGCTTTACCCCAAACCCCAACCCGGTGATCCCGACCTTCGTCGTGCACGCTGCGGTCAGCACCGTCGGACCGCAGCCGCTGACCGTGACCGGAACTGATCGCCTCCCGTGGGGGAGCGCCCCCCAGGGGAGGCTACGACGACAGTGTGAGGGCTGGTGGGTGGCTACGGCTGGGTCTGGACCTGGGTCTGGGGGTCGGGGTGCGGCTGGGGGTGGACCGGGGGTGAGGCCGGGTCGCAGAAGGAGCGGTTGGGGGTGGGCTTCGGCGGCAGGCGGGTGGGGATCACGGCGAAGGCGGTCAGAGCGCCGGCCCCCATCAGGGCGGCGCAGATCAGCATGGCGTGCTGGTAGACCGGGTGGAGCTGGGTGGACTCGGTGAGGGAGCCCGAGCCCAGGCCGGCGGCCAGCGGCAGGACCGCGACCGAGAGCAGGCCGGCCGCCCGGGCCACCGCGTTGTTGACCCCCGAGGCGATGCCGGCGTGCGCGTCGTCCAGAGCACCGAGCGCGGTGGCGGTGAGCGGGGCGACCAGCAGCGCCAGCCCGAGGCCGAAGAGGATGACCGCGGGCAGGACCCGGGTCAGGTAGGGCGCGTGCGGCCCGATCGTCGACATCAGCACCAGGGCGGCGCCGCAGAGCAGCGGGCCGACGGTCATCGGGATGCGTGGCCCGATCCGCTGGCCGAGGGCGCCGCCGCGGGCCGAGAGCAGCAGCATGATCACCGTCACCGGGAGCATGGCCAGGCCCGCGGTGATCGCCGAATAGCCCGCCACCACCTGCAGGTTGACCACGACCAGGAAGAACACGCCACCGTTCGCCGCGTAGACCAGGAAGGTCACCAGGTTGGCGCCGGTGAAGGAGCGGTGCCGGAAGATCTCCGGCGGCACCATCGGGTGCGGCGAGCGCATCTCGGCGAGGACGAACGCGGTCATCCCCAGCACGCCGATGAGCAGCGGGATCAGCACGACCGGCGAGCCCGCGCCGTGCGCCGGCCAGGCGGTGAACCCGTAGGTCAGGCCGCCCAGCCCGGCCGCCCCGAAGAGCAGCCCGGCCAGGTCGAAGCTGCGGGCGGCGCCCGGGTCGCGGGACTCCGGCACGTGGCGGGCGGCCACCCAGAGGACCAGCGCCGCGACCGGCACGTTGATCAGGAACAGGAACCGCCAGCTGCCGATCTCCAGCAGCCAGCCGCCGAGGAACGGCCCGAGCGCCCCACCGACGCCGCCGAGCCCGGACCAGGCGCCGATCGCCTTGGCCCGATCGTCCGGCACGAAGGAGGCCTCCAGGATGGCGAGCGCGCCCGGGGTGAGCAGCGCGCCGCCGATGCCCTGCAGCACCCGGGCGGCGATCAGCAGCTCGATGTTCGGGGCGAGGCCGCAGAGCAGCGAGGCCAGCGCGAACCAGGTGACGCCGGCCATGAAGACCCGCTTGCGGCCGAGCCGGTCGCCGAGCGAGCCGCCGACCAGGATCAGGGCGGCGAGGGAGAGCGCGTAGCCGTTGATCGTCCACTGCAGGCCCGCCGCGGAGGCGCCCAGGTTCCGCCCCAGCTCGGGGAGGGCCAGGTTGACCACCGTGGCGTCGACGAACGCCAGGCTGGAGCCGAGCACGGTGGCCAGCAACACCAGACGTCCGGCGTTGGTGCCGTACCGAACCGGATTCATGCGCCGACCCTACGCCGCGTCCGGTGTCAGCCAGGTGTCAAGCCGAGTGTCGTATCTGGATCTCTTCGTAACGAGTGGGCGGTGCCGTCGGGCGTACGTGCCGGGCGGCGGCCAGTGCGGCCCGGGCCGCGGCCGACGAGCGGATCATCCCGGTGCCCGGGCGGCGCAGCAGGTCGCCGAGTCGGGCCACCAACTCGTCGCGGGCGAACGGCTTGCAGAGGTAGTCGTCGGCCCCGGCGTGCAGGGCGTCGGTGACCCGTTCGTGGTGCACGTCCGCGCTGACCACCATGATCGGTAAGGACTCCAGGGCCGGATCGTCGCGTATTCGGCGACACAGCTCGATGCCGGACGGACCGGGCATCCGCACGTCGATCAGGGCCGCGTCGACGCCGCCGCGGGCCAGCACCTGGAGCGCGCTGTCGGCGTCGTCGGCGGTGACGACCTGGTAGCCGAAGCGGCGCAGGGCGAGCGAGAGCAGATCCCGGTGGTCGGCCTCGTCGTCGGCGATCAGAACGGTGAACACGCGGGCCTCCAGAGTGCGGGCAGCGACGGGCCTACTCCTGTTCGGCAACTGGGTGGAGCCGCTGAGCCGTTGCGGGTTTGAATCAGCGGACCGGATCGGCGTATCGAGCAGGAGGACAAATGATCAGAACGGCGCGTGCGGACGACATTCCCGAGATGCAGCGCATCGAGGTCGAAGCGGGCCGGATGTTCCTGACACTGGACATGGGGCTGGTCGCGGGGGACGAGCCGTTGAGCACCGCCGAGCTGCTCGACTATCAGCGGGACGGGCGGGCCTGGGTGGTCGCGGACGCGGCGGATCGGCCCATCGCGTACGCAATCGCGCTTTTTGCCGACCGCGTGGCGCACCTTGAGCAGGTTTCCGTGCACCCCGCCTGCGCCGGCCGAAGGCTCGGCGCGGATCTGGTCGAGCGCGTCGCCGGATGGGCCCGGGAGCAGGGCTCACCGGCGCTGACCCTGACCACGTTCGCCGACGTCCCGTGGAACGCGCCGTACTACGAGCGCCTCGGCTTCCGGCGGCTGGCCGACGACGAGATCACCCCGGAGCTGCGCGCGATCCGTGCCGAGGAGGCCGCCCACGGCCTGGACCGATGGCCCCGTCTCGCCATGCGTCGCGAGCTCTGACAGGCCATAGGGTGAGGGAATGCGCGCTGCCGTCTACACCGAGTCCGGTTCCGCCTCCGAGGTCCTCAAGATTGTCGACCATGAGTTGCCGCT encodes:
- a CDS encoding sigma-70 family RNA polymerase sigma factor → MKRRVSPDEQLMTALYTEHYAVLINFVSRYVSDRHKAEDLVQETLLRAWKHIDHLDPEPGRTRSYLLTIARNVVTNAWRAEQRRPRLVSDETAVNSVPSADNVDQMVEGWLVAEALERLSPEHRAVIQAMYYEGQSVADAARRLSVPEGTVKSRAYYAVRALRAVFEEMGMLRSGGVS
- a CDS encoding LD-carboxypeptidase, whose protein sequence is MSPHMPPKPRPGDRVAVLSPAFAAPGLFPERHEQALRRIRDELGLDPVEFPTTRQLGAPAADRAADLMAAWADPTIRAVFATIGGDDQITVLPHLDPAVFRADPKPFFGFSDNTNLLNWLWGHGLGAYHGGSTMMHLARGGGIQAVHLASLRAALFDGGDLVIAPVPAFSEEETDWASASAMTPPLVPSPGHFWHLGSRSESVVTGPSWGGNLEILHWNLAADRWIRPVEDYAGCVLLLETSEEMPPGEEVFRMLRNFGERGLLRQFPAVLVGTAKATVFTSPRPVAERRQYRDEQREAILRAFAVYHPSAMIVFGVDFGHTDPQYVLPYGGRITVDGPAEKITAHF
- a CDS encoding cysteine dioxygenase family protein, whose translation is MSATALRLDHLAIARQFADAPEGWVVPPRFDPVDRWYHRLAATDDYEVWLLTWLPGQQTELHDHGGSAGAFHVFSGVLTEDTVGGPAASPRVVTRDLGEGAGRRFGEHHVHRIVNRGTDPAISVHVYGPALTVMTKYRLSPAGLEVVTVDKAGSQW
- a CDS encoding GNAT family N-acetyltransferase, whose translation is MIRTARADDIPEMQRIEVEAGRMFLTLDMGLVAGDEPLSTAELLDYQRDGRAWVVADAADRPIAYAIALFADRVAHLEQVSVHPACAGRRLGADLVERVAGWAREQGSPALTLTTFADVPWNAPYYERLGFRRLADDEITPELRAIRAEEAAHGLDRWPRLAMRREL
- a CDS encoding neprosin family prolyl endopeptidase, giving the protein MLKSRRGLLAAGLAVAVIGAIGVVSTLNAGAEQIPGATAEASAAAEPALQPPAELPWGARPQRVKRGKTGTSSKSLKAAGLSVAGDTNQADDEFAPKGRSNKSTFLRTAKTNVVPPEPSGVPSPSASSDSGTVNFLYNVGAQSAVSDGAYVNLTVNKPKLAKEDYHTLAELAVQSADGNQIVEVGWNVDRVVNGDDDPHLFVYHWVNRQTSCYNGCGYVQYSKTVFPGDTLAVDQQRRFGIQYFNDAWWIAFDTEWVGYFPAKLWGDVSFAKTGLVQVFGEVAASSDKPCTEMGNGKKSDDTTSARIGSVAYLNGPDPSVTVRSTSDYYSVNQLSARTFRYGGPGACGTTTPTPTPTITASATTAAK
- a CDS encoding response regulator transcription factor, whose product is MFTVLIADDEADHRDLLSLALRRFGYQVVTADDADSALQVLARGGVDAALIDVRMPGPSGIELCRRIRDDPALESLPIMVVSADVHHERVTDALHAGADDYLCKPFARDELVARLGDLLRRPGTGMIRSSAAARAALAAARHVRPTAPPTRYEEIQIRHSA
- a CDS encoding DHA2 family efflux MFS transporter permease subunit — its product is MNPVRYGTNAGRLVLLATVLGSSLAFVDATVVNLALPELGRNLGASAAGLQWTINGYALSLAALILVGGSLGDRLGRKRVFMAGVTWFALASLLCGLAPNIELLIAARVLQGIGGALLTPGALAILEASFVPDDRAKAIGAWSGLGGVGGALGPFLGGWLLEIGSWRFLFLINVPVAALVLWVAARHVPESRDPGAARSFDLAGLLFGAAGLGGLTYGFTAWPAHGAGSPVVLIPLLIGVLGMTAFVLAEMRSPHPMVPPEIFRHRSFTGANLVTFLVYAANGGVFFLVVVNLQVVAGYSAITAGLAMLPVTVIMLLLSARGGALGQRIGPRIPMTVGPLLCGAALVLMSTIGPHAPYLTRVLPAVILFGLGLALLVAPLTATALGALDDAHAGIASGVNNAVARAAGLLSVAVLPLAAGLGSGSLTESTQLHPVYQHAMLICAALMGAGALTAFAVIPTRLPPKPTPNRSFCDPASPPVHPQPHPDPQTQVQTQP
- a CDS encoding zf-HC2 domain-containing protein, which translates into the protein MSDLDEHDSLHRLLGGYLLGGLDEADTDKLDAHLHDCAECRAELDRLAPVPEMLQHLPDARHMGGDLPPLTVAPTARPSPQNIESLLGRMRAEKTRETRVSRTRWLVAASVAVIAAGAIGYGVIINNNTGGDGTTQTPPVAAQSVVANFRAEAGSAMGGQATLVKKAWGAQVSLNMTGMSGKAPFYCIVKRADGKQEQAAVWGETPEHTAKVDGSSSFPAADVKSIVITDADGKVLGSATVT